Genomic segment of Nitrosopumilaceae archaeon AB1(1):
AGGATCTCTGTGAACAGATGTTCAAGAATCTCGGATATGCAGTAGAGAATATTGTAGGAGTAGGTGATGGTGGACGGGATCTCATTTTACACTCAGTAGATGATGAAAAAATTATAGTTGAATGTAAACACCAGCCAAATTCTACGGTTGGTAGACCAGTTGTACAAAAATTACATTCAGCAGTAATCTCTTCACATGCAAAAAAAGGCATATTAATTACAAGTGGTAAATTTTCCAAAGAAGCAATTGAGCATGCTGAATTACTTACATCACAGGGTATTACTATGGAATTAGTTGATTTTCTGAATTTTGTTGCTCTAGCAGTAAAAGCTAAAATAAATATTTCAACTAGTATGTCAGATACGATTGTGTATAGTTTTCCTATTGCGAATGATACAGAGTTGAAACGTAAATTTCAAAACATATTTGAAAAGTTACAGAGTTGGCCACAATCTGCATACGAAATTGCACAGTTGGAATTAAGTCAAATAGTCCTAGTAGCTCACTATAAGATAAAATTTAGTGTAAAACAAGATTTCAGGTACTAGTGTAGGTGTGATTCATTCAATACACAAGAATGATTTTATCTTAATTCTTGATGCAGCAAATGGTTTACAACTTGGTGAGGAGACTATTTCATTTTTAACAAGCTCGGTATTAATCAATTCTGAGGATGTTGTACAACTATCATCAGTTACATCACGAACAGATTTCAATTTAGATCAGACCAGTCTGATAGAGCATGCAAAGAGGCAGATAATTCATGATTACTCTAAAACCATCAGATATACTGGAAGAAACAACGTGACATATTATAAAAATTGCAAACCCGGAAAGAGAAACATCTCTATCCATGATGTTAAACATGTCTACATACCACATTGTAAAGTCAGCTCTCAAATTCAAAAACACAAAATACAACTGTACTATATTGCAAAATGATACACAAATTAGTATATTATCAACTGATTTGTATCAATGTAATTTATGTGATGAAAAAATAAAAGAAAAATCATTATTATGTAATAATTGTGGTAGTATAGTACATGGACCAAAATTATTTAATAGTCATGGATTTGTTTGCAAAAATTGTGAAAAAACAATTTGTAAAAAATGTAGATATCAAAAGAAGCAGTTTTTATTGTTTAAAAAGAACCTTTGTGAATCATGCTACATGAAATGAATCATTATAATTTGATATTTATAAAGAAAAACAACTTGGAGTTTGTGGGTATCATATGAAATTAGTATTTCTTGGAACATCTGCGGCGCAGCCAACAAAACATAGAGGTATGAGCTGTATGTGTCTAGTACGAGAAGGAGAAATTATCATGTTTGATGTTGGTGAAGGAACACAAATGGCATTACAAAATTCAGGTCTAGGCTGGAATAAAAAAATGAAGATTTTTGTAACACATATGCATGGTGATCACTGTATAGGATTACTAGGATTATTACAAACAATGGCATTACGAGGTAGAAGCAGAGAGATCAAGATTTACGGTCCAACTGGAATTGTTGATTTTTTAAAATCAAACACTACTGTTTTAAATTTTAATCCTAGTTTCCCCATCATAATTTCAGAGATAAATGATGAATTAGTTGATTCAGAGAAGCAGTATGATATACTATGTTGTGCTGCAGAACATTCTGTTTCAGCATATTCATACCTATTTATCGAAAAAGACAAACCAGGATCATTTGATGCAAAGAAAGCAGACAAGATGAAAATTCCCGATGGAGTCGTACGCGGAAAGATAAAGAGTGGTTTGGACATTGAGGTTGATGGTAAATTAATAAAATCATCAGAGTTGGTCGGACCTACAAAAAAAGGAATTAGGATTGGAATCTCTGGGGATACTAGACCCACTAAACAGTTGGAAGAGTTTTTTTCAAAATGTGATTATTTAATATTTGAATCTACATTTAGTGATGAAAATGAGGATCGTGCAAAAGAGACAGGTCACTCTACTGCAAAAGAGGCAGGAATTTTAGCTAAAAAGTCTCAGGTAAAACATTTGATCCTTACACATTTTTCAACTAGATATACTGATGTATCAGAATTAGTATCCGAAGCCAAGGCCGAACATGAATCAGTAGTGGCAGCAGAAGATTACTTGGAGATAAAAATATCAAATGAATAATTATGGTGTAGCATTAACTAGATTTTTTATTCTGTCCTCTGCAGAACTCAATCTCTCCGTACCAATATTTCTCAAACTATTTGTAGTCTCTGATGCAAGTGTAGTTAAATTTTTTCTAAGCTCTGTTGTTTCATATTCAATTGTCTCAAAGAGTGGTGCAGATTCAGGGAATTGTGATTGAATTCCTGTTGAGAATAGAATGTAAATTCCTGCAACTATAGCACCTGCTATGATTAGTTTCAGTATCATAGAATACATTATGTATTTTACCTTTTATATAGGAGTGCAAAAAAAAATGACAAAAGGGAAAATTTTATTTACAAATCTATATCATTATAATTATTACCATAAATCATCCAACCAATTAAGGAACGTATATCATTAGAATCTATGTTTATCTGAATTGGGCCTAGTGGAGATTCATCTTCTTCCTTACATAATGCAATATTATCTACAAATGCTGCCTGTTTATTTAGATAAATCCATGTTTGGTTATCATTTGAATTATTTTGTAATTGTCTCTTGTATGCAGAACTAGTCTGTTTGGATTGTATAGATTCATGAATTTTTCCTAGTGAATGAATATCTGTAGAATGACCATGAATCATACCTTCACTAATGACAACATCAATGAATGGTACAATATTTAACATTGCAGATTTTATTTTTTCTGGATCTTCAGATGGATGTATTTGTGCGCTCACATGAATTTTACAACTAATGTCAGGAATGATCATGATTGAATCCAAAATTTAATAATTTCATCAGCTTTAGTAATTAATTGCTCGATACTAAGATTATTGTTGGATATACTCTCATCAGAGAGCGCAATAGGTTTACTAATTCCCACTCCAAGTTCTCGTGTATCACGTTGATCAAAATTGTCTCTAGTATCTGGATCATCGGATCTGCCTCGCTTACTGAGAAAAGTAAAACGTGTATCTGTGGATGCGTGAACAGAGAGCATTCTCAAAGGATGTGTTTTTTTCAATTCTTGAATTTCTTCGTTGGAGCGTATTCCATCTATAATAATTACATCAAAAGTGGAATCTTGTATATCAGGTTGAATTAATTTTGCTATTGCAGCCATGCCATGTTTTTCTCTTAATTCCAACATAATTTGTCCGAGATTCTCACCACTAGGTGAGACATTTCGCCTCTTGCATTCAGCTCGAACTGCATCTCCCATATTGATAATTTGATATCCTTTGTGTTTCAGTCCTTGGGCTATTGTTGATTTGCCAGAACCAGGCATTCCAGTTAATGCTACTAGTAATTTAGGCATGAAAGTAATTCAAGAAAAATATCTATGAATGTATCGAAATAAACGTCTAGAAGAGTGGGCGATTCACTGTGATGTAGATTAAAATGCATGTTAAACCTGATATAGCAAATCCACCACCAAAGTATGCGTATTGATACTTGCGTACTGTAGAACCCATATAGATTAGACCTGCTCCGGCCATTCCTAGAAATATAATAAAAATCCCACCAATTACTGGACTAAAGTCAGTGTTACGAACTAGAGGATAAAAGAAGCCAGATAAGAATCCAAAAAATAGTATCAAATAGAGGAATTTTGTACCTAGTAGAAATACAGAGATATCTTGTTTTGCCATTACTACTTACATCATTCCGCCCATTCCGGGAGGCATACCGCCCATGCCACCCATACCTGGTGGCATACCGCCCATACCTTCACCGCCACCACCAGGTGGGGCTGTAGACTTTGAGCCGGTAACAATATCATCAATTCGCAATAGCATGCATGCTGCCTCTGTTGCAGAGGATAGAATCTGATTCTTTACTGCCAAAGGCTCTACCACTTCTCCAAACTCCATATTCGATATGGTATTTTCAAGTACATTAATTCCAGTCCATGTCTCGCCTGCAATCTGACGTGATCTTAGAGCAGTGAGAGTATCGATTGGATCCATACCTGCGTTACCTGCTAGTGCTAATGGGATAGATTCTAGTGATTCGGCATATTTTTCAATTGCTAATTGTTCTCTTCCTACAAAGTTTTTAGCCCATGTACGTAGTTTGGCTGCGATAAAGGTCTCTGGAGCACCGCCACCTGGAACAATTAGTGGTGTCTGCATTACATCTTTGACTACCATTATTGCATCGTGAACAAATCTCTCTACCTCATCTACTACACGTTGTGTTCCACCACGAAGTAGAATATTTACTGATTTGGGGTCTTTACATTTTTGTACAAATACCCACTTGTCCTCTTCAATCTTTCTCTCCTCGACTAGTCCTGCATTACCGAGGTCTTCGGCTGTAAGATCTTGTAGATTCGATACAATTCTGCCTCCAGTTGATTTTGATAATTTAGATAAATCACTTTCCTTGACTCGTCTTACAACTAGAATATCACTTTTAGCTAGGTGATGTTGTGCCATGTCGTCTACTCCTTTTTGACAAAATACCACATTAGCCCCTGACTGGATAATTTTATCGGTCATGTTTTTAATCATATTACTCTCCTCTTTTAGAAATGCTTTGAGTTGATTTGGATCTGAAATGTTAATTTTAGCATCAGTTTCAGTCTTTGTTATCTCAATTGCCGCATTCAATAGAATGATTTTAGCCTCCTCTACTCTCTTTGGCATGCCTGAATGAACTACTTCTTTATCTAAAATAACTCCTCGAACTATGCCAGAGTTTTTTATACTGCCTCCAGCTTTCTTGTCCACCTTTATCTCATCGACGTCTAGTGTGAATCCATTCTCTTCTTGTTGTGCAACGGCCAAAGCTGCCTTTACTACTATACGGGCTAGATTATCAGATTCTTTTCTAACTATTTTGGTCTGCATTG
This window contains:
- a CDS encoding restriction endonuclease; the protein is MHDTVYLDTLDGLEFEDLCEQMFKNLGYAVENIVGVGDGGRDLILHSVDDEKIIVECKHQPNSTVGRPVVQKLHSAVISSHAKKGILITSGKFSKEAIEHAELLTSQGITMELVDFLNFVALAVKAKINISTSMSDTIVYSFPIANDTELKRKFQNIFEKLQSWPQSAYEIAQLELSQIVLVAHYKIKFSVKQDFRY
- the rnz gene encoding ribonuclease Z, yielding MKLVFLGTSAAQPTKHRGMSCMCLVREGEIIMFDVGEGTQMALQNSGLGWNKKMKIFVTHMHGDHCIGLLGLLQTMALRGRSREIKIYGPTGIVDFLKSNTTVLNFNPSFPIIISEINDELVDSEKQYDILCCAAEHSVSAYSYLFIEKDKPGSFDAKKADKMKIPDGVVRGKIKSGLDIEVDGKLIKSSELVGPTKKGIRIGISGDTRPTKQLEEFFSKCDYLIFESTFSDENEDRAKETGHSTAKEAGILAKKSQVKHLILTHFSTRYTDVSELVSEAKAEHESVVAAEDYLEIKISNE
- a CDS encoding RNA-binding domain-containing protein; this translates as MDSIMIIPDISCKIHVSAQIHPSEDPEKIKSAMLNIVPFIDVVISEGMIHGHSTDIHSLGKIHESIQSKQTSSAYKRQLQNNSNDNQTWIYLNKQAAFVDNIALCKEEDESPLGPIQINIDSNDIRSLIGWMIYGNNYNDIDL
- a CDS encoding AAA family ATPase, with product MPKLLVALTGMPGSGKSTIAQGLKHKGYQIINMGDAVRAECKRRNVSPSGENLGQIMLELREKHGMAAIAKLIQPDIQDSTFDVIIIDGIRSNEEIQELKKTHPLRMLSVHASTDTRFTFLSKRGRSDDPDTRDNFDQRDTRELGVGISKPIALSDESISNNNLSIEQLITKADEIIKFWIQS